The Phycisphaeraceae bacterium genome has a window encoding:
- a CDS encoding DinB family protein translates to MSSPNLPHNPPHNPIDILLDHNLWATRQVLDACAALSPEQFHRRFEMGVGSLHDTARHILGAMRVWTDLLAGRAYRPRLEDGPQLAISELIALLDDAAADLKRHAHAHPLDGTVTRERGGRSYTFTRGAVLTHVATHGMHHRAQMLNMLRHLGVSVLPQSSVVEWCRALS, encoded by the coding sequence ATGTCCTCCCCCAACCTCCCCCACAACCCCCCCCACAACCCCATCGACATCCTCCTCGATCACAACCTTTGGGCCACGCGGCAGGTGCTGGACGCCTGCGCCGCGCTCTCGCCCGAGCAGTTCCACCGCCGCTTCGAGATGGGCGTCGGCTCGCTGCACGACACGGCGAGGCACATCCTCGGCGCCATGCGGGTGTGGACCGATCTGTTGGCGGGGCGCGCCTACCGCCCGCGGCTGGAAGATGGGCCGCAGCTCGCCATCAGTGAACTCATCGCCTTGCTCGATGACGCCGCGGCGGACCTGAAGCGGCACGCCCACGCCCACCCGCTCGACGGCACGGTCACGCGCGAGCGGGGCGGCAGGTCATACACCTTCACCCGCGGCGCGGTGCTCACCCATGTCGCCACGCACGGCATGCACCACCGGGCGCAGATGCTCAACATGCTGCGGCATCTGGGCGTCAGCGTGCTGCCGCAGAGCAGCGTGGTGGAGTGGTGTCGCGCGTTGAGTTGA
- a CDS encoding methylated-DNA--[protein]-cysteine S-methyltransferase, whose translation MYQALLQRDPAWDGLFVVGVRTTGIFCRPVCPARKPRRENVEFFADPREALLAGYRPCRLCRPVDGAAARPQWVTRVIDAIEHEPAARLTDQRLRELAIEPVRARRYFKRHFGMTVHGYARARRMGSALSLVRNGRAPGRTAHHAGYASESGFREAFAKVFGVPPGKAGGVAALLAEWIDTPLGPMLAVASERGLCLLEFVDRRALQSQIEAIRRRFSAAITPGDNDHLRLTARQVAAYFAGELRRFTVPLDQRGTPFQRNVWDALRRIPHGETRSYADIARQVGSPGAVRAVGRANGQNPLAIIVPCHRVVRADGTLCGYGGGVWRKQWLLEHERGATARR comes from the coding sequence ATGTACCAGGCCCTGCTGCAGCGCGACCCCGCGTGGGACGGGCTGTTCGTGGTCGGCGTGCGAACCACGGGCATCTTCTGTCGTCCGGTCTGTCCGGCGCGCAAACCCCGGCGTGAGAACGTGGAGTTCTTCGCCGACCCGCGCGAGGCGCTGCTCGCGGGCTACCGACCCTGCCGCCTCTGCCGCCCGGTGGATGGCGCGGCGGCTCGGCCCCAGTGGGTCACGCGCGTCATCGACGCCATCGAGCACGAGCCCGCCGCCCGGCTGACCGACCAGCGGCTCCGCGAGCTGGCCATCGAACCCGTCCGCGCCCGCCGCTACTTCAAACGGCACTTCGGCATGACCGTTCACGGCTACGCTCGGGCGCGGCGGATGGGCTCCGCGCTCTCGCTGGTGCGCAATGGTCGGGCGCCCGGCCGCACCGCGCACCACGCAGGGTACGCGAGCGAAAGCGGCTTCCGCGAGGCCTTCGCCAAGGTGTTCGGCGTGCCGCCCGGCAAGGCCGGCGGCGTCGCCGCCCTGCTGGCGGAGTGGATCGACACCCCGCTGGGGCCGATGCTGGCGGTCGCCTCCGAGCGCGGGCTGTGCCTGCTGGAGTTCGTCGATCGTCGCGCCCTGCAGTCGCAGATCGAGGCCATCCGTCGTCGCTTCAGCGCCGCCATCACGCCGGGCGACAACGACCATCTGCGACTGACGGCGCGCCAGGTCGCCGCCTACTTCGCGGGCGAGTTGCGACGCTTCACCGTCCCGCTCGACCAGCGCGGCACGCCCTTTCAGCGGAACGTGTGGGACGCGCTGCGGCGGATTCCGCATGGCGAAACACGCTCCTACGCCGATATCGCCCGACAGGTGGGTTCGCCCGGCGCGGTGCGCGCCGTCGGCCGCGCCAACGGACAGAACCCGCTGGCCATCATCGTCCCATGCCACCGCGTGGTGCGGGCCGATGGAACCCTGTGCGGCTACGGCGGCGGCGTGTGGCGCAAGCAGTGGCTGCTGGAGCACGAGCGAGGCGCAACCGCCCGGCGCTGA
- the dapB gene encoding 4-hydroxy-tetrahydrodipicolinate reductase, whose protein sequence is MGARIRALASGDPRFALVGAVDRDGPVEGAEALSRGAFDLVIDVSSDAGARGALSLARGAKAALLVGTTGIAEETRQSLAGASSEIPVMIAPNMSVGVAVMKHLAATAARLLGPTWDVGLVEHHHNAKKDAPSGTALRLAEAVERAAGRPFPREAILAARGGDIVGEHSLRFMGQGEYLEITHRATTRDLFVLGALRAGAWLARRTPGRYEIEQAIGLDSSS, encoded by the coding sequence ATGGGCGCTCGAATCCGCGCACTGGCGTCGGGTGATCCTCGCTTCGCACTCGTCGGCGCGGTCGATCGTGACGGGCCCGTCGAGGGCGCCGAAGCGCTGTCGCGCGGCGCGTTCGACCTGGTGATCGACGTCTCCTCCGACGCCGGAGCCCGCGGCGCGCTGTCGCTGGCGCGGGGGGCGAAGGCGGCGCTGCTCGTGGGAACCACGGGAATCGCCGAGGAAACGCGGCAATCGCTCGCGGGCGCGTCGAGCGAGATTCCCGTCATGATCGCGCCCAACATGAGCGTGGGCGTGGCGGTGATGAAGCACCTGGCGGCGACCGCGGCGCGCCTGCTCGGGCCGACCTGGGACGTGGGGCTGGTCGAGCACCACCACAATGCGAAGAAGGACGCGCCCAGCGGCACGGCGCTGCGGCTGGCCGAGGCCGTGGAGCGGGCCGCGGGACGACCCTTCCCGCGCGAGGCGATCCTCGCCGCACGCGGGGGCGACATCGTGGGCGAGCATTCGCTTCGTTTCATGGGGCAGGGCGAGTATCTCGAGATCACTCACCGAGCCACCACGCGCGACCTCTTCGTGCTCGGCGCGCTGCGGGCGGGCGCGTGGCTGGCGCGGCGGACGCCGGGCCGGTACGAGATCGAGCAGGCCATCGGGCTCGACTCGTCGTCGTGA
- the pilM gene encoding pilus assembly protein PilM translates to MPISMFTSQPSPIAIDFGAASVKVLQLGSGDDPGLVSACEVAIPESARMDVGKRLEYLAEELPKALRKGKFKGRRATCAIPGAHTFVQHFQAPTSGGADPDEYIRTQLQVYTGMSPGNMVIRTVNVTDAIHESGPIRETICFAVPRDVVMRYIDLIKRCRLEASSVHSEQQAMVWAYGHLHRRQGDDRITNLFVDLGWSGTRVAISHGASLVFAKGIPIGGWHFDQRIADTLHCDLATARAHRVAAAEESLRAATLAGSRAATTGSAILDTGLIRAHEAREAGAVSTAVATDRRGAGRPRSLLEAGERTGTALAPGGVDCGDLVDSIVDELAMCLRYHQSFFESRPASRVIFTGGEARQLELCRVIAERLELPAMLGDPLARVKVEGGDAGNVAFGRVQPGWSVACGLCAGSDQ, encoded by the coding sequence ATGCCGATCTCGATGTTCACATCGCAGCCGTCGCCGATCGCCATCGACTTCGGCGCCGCGTCAGTGAAGGTGCTGCAGCTGGGGTCGGGCGACGACCCCGGCCTGGTGAGCGCCTGCGAGGTGGCGATTCCCGAGTCGGCTCGCATGGACGTGGGGAAGCGGCTGGAGTACCTGGCCGAGGAACTGCCCAAGGCGCTGCGCAAGGGGAAGTTCAAGGGGCGTCGGGCCACCTGCGCGATTCCCGGAGCGCACACGTTCGTGCAGCACTTCCAGGCCCCCACCTCGGGCGGCGCGGACCCGGATGAATACATCCGCACCCAGCTTCAGGTGTACACCGGCATGTCGCCGGGCAACATGGTCATCCGAACGGTCAACGTGACGGACGCGATCCATGAAAGCGGCCCGATCCGTGAGACCATCTGCTTCGCCGTGCCGCGCGACGTGGTGATGCGATACATCGATCTCATCAAGCGGTGTCGGCTGGAGGCGTCGAGCGTTCACAGCGAACAGCAGGCGATGGTGTGGGCGTACGGGCATCTGCATCGTCGTCAGGGGGATGACCGCATCACCAATCTGTTCGTGGACCTGGGGTGGAGCGGCACGCGCGTGGCGATCAGTCACGGCGCCTCGCTGGTGTTCGCCAAGGGCATCCCCATCGGGGGATGGCACTTCGATCAGCGCATCGCCGACACGCTGCACTGCGACCTGGCCACCGCCCGGGCGCACCGAGTGGCGGCGGCGGAGGAATCGCTGCGGGCGGCCACGCTGGCGGGATCGCGCGCCGCCACCACGGGCTCGGCGATCCTCGACACCGGGCTGATTCGCGCGCACGAGGCGCGGGAGGCCGGCGCCGTCTCGACCGCGGTGGCGACCGACCGTCGCGGCGCGGGACGACCCCGGTCGCTGCTGGAGGCGGGCGAGCGTACCGGGACCGCCCTGGCGCCCGGCGGGGTGGACTGCGGGGACCTGGTGGACTCGATCGTGGATGAACTGGCCATGTGCCTGCGCTACCACCAGTCATTCTTCGAGTCGCGTCCGGCGAGCCGGGTGATCTTCACGGGCGGGGAAGCGCGTCAACTGGAACTGTGCCGCGTCATTGCCGAGCGACTCGAGCTGCCAGCGATGCTGGGCGATCCGCTGGCGCGCGTGAAGGTCGAGGGCGGCGACGCGGGCAACGTGGCGTTCGGTCGCGTGCAGCCGGGCTGGTCGGTGGCCTGCGGTCTGTGCGCCGGGTCGGATCAGTGA
- a CDS encoding ferredoxin family protein — translation MAHVIAEPCIGTKDASCVEVCPVDCIHPTKDEADHADAQMLYIDPDTCIDCGLCVDECPVQAIYPEEDLPDEWRKYVQINADYYAAK, via the coding sequence ATGGCCCACGTGATCGCAGAGCCCTGCATCGGCACCAAGGACGCCTCCTGCGTCGAGGTCTGCCCGGTCGATTGCATCCACCCCACCAAGGATGAAGCCGACCACGCCGACGCCCAGATGCTCTACATCGACCCCGACACCTGCATCGACTGCGGGCTGTGCGTGGATGAGTGCCCCGTGCAGGCCATCTACCCCGAGGAAGACCTGCCCGACGAGTGGCGCAAGTACGTGCAGATCAACGCTGACTACTACGCGGCGAAGTGA
- the tadA gene encoding Flp pilus assembly complex ATPase component TadA produces the protein MGQFNLDELLKELAEPHPDAPREPGDAVASRPVEPPPVFVRNNPADTPRPPDPSGRGLGDTVPAAPAAAQPDAGRIRPTDALAPLYSPDLAQRGPLLDLGQVLLKNDVIKPDQLANAVRVMKQTPGKRLVSTLLEMGVDEHALQQGVAEVARLPFERVDFTADNAVDAKAFKRLGADYCKANLVLPLRREGARMVVGTTRPEDVFLLDEVRRKLGVLSIRHVLVAATDVRGVIETSTEEQPDNQEYDVNEILADVDEDDVEVVKEEKGDDNFAEEAESSPVVRYVNHIIQTAVKEGASDIHIEPGEKKLKVRFRIDGVLFEMMNPPWKMQAALTSRIKIMANLDIAERRLPQDGRIRATVLGRKLDLRVSTLPSAHGEKVVMRILDNRSIQVSLDQLGFEQDTLTIWKNQIDQPHGIILVTGPTGSGKTTTLYASLRQMDTQRLNVSTVEDPVEYNLAGITQTQTHERIGMTFATALKALLRQDPDVIMVGEIRDMDTATIAIQAALTGHLVLSTLHTNDAPGSVTRLINIGIEPFLIGAALNAVLAQRLVRRICEGCKEQIPVKPEMVDFLTMHGIAADALPHGKGCSKCRETGYTGRLGLYEMLVLDDFLRDAVARNPNVTEFRRICSERGMVTLREDGFKKVKGGFTTVEEVLRVTESTI, from the coding sequence GTGGGTCAGTTCAACCTCGACGAGTTGCTGAAGGAGCTGGCGGAGCCCCACCCGGACGCGCCGCGCGAGCCGGGGGACGCGGTCGCCAGCCGTCCGGTTGAACCGCCGCCCGTCTTTGTGCGCAACAACCCCGCCGACACGCCCCGTCCGCCCGACCCGTCCGGCAGGGGGCTGGGCGACACGGTTCCCGCCGCCCCCGCCGCGGCTCAGCCCGACGCCGGGCGCATCCGACCCACGGACGCCCTGGCGCCGCTGTACTCGCCTGATCTGGCGCAGCGCGGCCCGCTGCTGGACCTGGGGCAGGTGCTGCTCAAGAACGACGTCATCAAGCCGGACCAGCTGGCCAACGCCGTGCGCGTGATGAAGCAGACGCCCGGCAAGCGCCTGGTGAGCACGCTGCTGGAAATGGGCGTGGACGAGCACGCCCTGCAGCAGGGCGTGGCGGAAGTGGCCCGTCTGCCCTTTGAACGGGTGGATTTCACCGCTGACAACGCCGTCGACGCCAAGGCCTTCAAGCGCCTGGGAGCGGATTACTGCAAGGCCAATCTCGTCCTTCCGCTGCGGCGCGAGGGCGCCCGCATGGTCGTCGGCACCACCCGGCCCGAGGACGTGTTTCTGCTTGACGAGGTGCGGCGCAAGCTGGGCGTGCTGTCGATCCGTCACGTGCTCGTCGCCGCCACCGACGTTCGCGGCGTCATCGAGACCAGCACCGAGGAGCAGCCCGACAATCAGGAGTACGACGTCAACGAGATTCTCGCCGACGTTGACGAGGATGACGTGGAGGTCGTCAAGGAGGAGAAGGGCGACGACAACTTCGCCGAGGAGGCGGAGTCGTCCCCGGTCGTCCGCTACGTCAACCACATCATCCAGACCGCGGTGAAGGAAGGCGCCAGCGACATCCACATCGAGCCGGGCGAGAAGAAGCTGAAGGTGCGTTTCCGCATCGACGGCGTGCTCTTCGAGATGATGAACCCGCCCTGGAAGATGCAGGCGGCCCTCACCTCGCGCATCAAGATCATGGCGAACCTCGACATTGCCGAGCGCCGCCTCCCCCAGGACGGTCGCATCCGCGCCACCGTGCTGGGGCGCAAGCTGGACCTGCGCGTCTCCACCCTGCCCAGCGCGCACGGCGAGAAGGTGGTGATGCGCATCCTCGACAACCGCTCGATCCAGGTGTCGCTGGATCAACTCGGCTTCGAGCAGGACACCCTGACGATCTGGAAGAACCAGATCGACCAGCCGCACGGCATCATCCTGGTCACCGGACCCACTGGCTCGGGCAAGACGACCACGCTCTACGCCTCGCTGCGGCAGATGGACACGCAGCGGCTCAACGTCTCCACGGTCGAGGATCCCGTCGAGTACAACCTGGCGGGCATCACGCAGACGCAGACGCACGAGCGCATCGGCATGACCTTCGCCACGGCCCTCAAGGCCCTGCTGCGTCAGGACCCTGACGTGATCATGGTGGGCGAAATCCGCGACATGGACACCGCCACCATCGCCATTCAGGCGGCGCTCACGGGCCACCTGGTGCTCTCCACCCTGCACACCAACGACGCGCCCGGCTCGGTGACGCGCTTGATCAACATCGGCATCGAACCGTTCCTCATCGGCGCCGCGCTGAACGCGGTGCTGGCCCAGCGCCTGGTGAGGCGCATCTGCGAGGGCTGCAAGGAGCAGATCCCCGTCAAGCCGGAGATGGTGGACTTCCTCACCATGCACGGCATCGCCGCCGACGCCCTGCCCCACGGCAAGGGCTGCTCCAAGTGCCGCGAAACCGGTTACACGGGCCGCCTGGGCCTCTACGAAATGCTCGTGCTCGACGACTTCCTGCGCGACGCGGTGGCCCGCAACCCCAACGTCACCGAGTTCCGGCGCATCTGCTCGGAGCGCGGCATGGTCACCCTGCGCGAGGACGGCTTCAAGAAGGTCAAGGGCGGGTTCACCACCGTCGAGGAAGTGCTGCGCGTGACGGAATCGACGATCTGA
- a CDS encoding PilN domain-containing protein encodes MADTSFLPEDYLARQAERRTNALSLTLFVVVMAAVFGAFLVTNRQAAQIKAAQASINAQFKEAALRIEELNQLEEQKERMLNKAEIAAALVERVPRSILLAELINRMPSRLSLQEFQLRSVAVKKAPPKQSTTTSRLSERKSAADRAKTKEEATEERTVQAPEFNVEVVMVGVAATDLEISRYISELNAYPLLKDVTLKYSVQTTINDETLREFRVEMRLDPRADVRNVRPLLVPRGWGAPVAGPPRTTIPGQ; translated from the coding sequence ATGGCTGACACGAGTTTCCTTCCCGAGGACTACCTGGCCCGTCAGGCGGAGCGGCGCACCAACGCGCTGTCGCTGACGCTGTTCGTGGTGGTGATGGCGGCGGTGTTCGGCGCGTTCCTGGTGACCAACCGCCAGGCGGCGCAGATCAAGGCGGCGCAGGCGTCGATCAACGCCCAGTTCAAGGAGGCGGCCCTGCGCATCGAGGAGCTCAACCAGCTCGAGGAGCAGAAGGAGCGCATGCTCAACAAGGCGGAGATCGCCGCCGCCCTGGTGGAGCGCGTGCCCCGCTCGATCCTGCTGGCCGAACTCATCAACCGCATGCCCAGCCGCCTGTCGCTGCAGGAGTTCCAGCTGCGTTCGGTGGCGGTGAAGAAGGCCCCGCCCAAGCAGTCGACGACGACGAGCCGCCTGTCGGAGCGCAAGTCGGCCGCCGACCGCGCCAAGACGAAGGAGGAGGCGACCGAGGAGCGGACGGTGCAGGCGCCGGAGTTCAACGTGGAGGTGGTGATGGTCGGGGTGGCCGCCACCGATCTGGAGATCTCGCGATATATCAGCGAACTCAACGCCTACCCGCTGCTGAAGGATGTGACGCTGAAGTACTCGGTGCAGACGACGATCAACGACGAGACGCTGCGCGAGTTCCGGGTGGAGATGCGGCTCGATCCGCGGGCCGACGTGCGCAACGTCAGGCCGCTGCTGGTGCCGCGCGGATGGGGCGCTCCGGTGGCGGGACCCCCGCGGACGACGATCCCCGGGCAGTGA
- the pilO gene encoding type 4a pilus biogenesis protein PilO produces MRFGLRELLFLAVLLSVPVASFIFVFKPRNEEIRQAAKEVETKTAKLDKLREISGRIENIGEAIEEWREAVRIVEGKLPSEQGIEEILEQVWNLTEKNRLTILATQAEPAVPTAAYMELPLKVEIMGDFDAFYQFLLELEQLPRITRVHQLMITRVGYGKSSRRAPKPKPDEVIPPGAMYAEFTLSIYYEAGRRVASGQ; encoded by the coding sequence ATGCGATTCGGACTTCGTGAACTGCTGTTCCTGGCCGTGCTCCTCTCGGTGCCGGTGGCGTCGTTCATCTTCGTCTTCAAGCCGCGCAACGAAGAGATCCGCCAGGCGGCGAAGGAAGTGGAGACCAAGACGGCCAAGCTCGACAAGCTGCGCGAGATCAGCGGGCGGATCGAGAACATCGGCGAGGCCATCGAGGAGTGGCGCGAGGCGGTGCGCATCGTCGAGGGCAAGCTGCCATCCGAGCAGGGCATCGAGGAGATTCTCGAGCAGGTGTGGAACCTCACCGAGAAGAACCGGCTGACCATCCTGGCGACCCAGGCCGAACCGGCGGTGCCCACCGCCGCCTACATGGAGCTGCCCCTGAAGGTGGAGATCATGGGTGACTTCGACGCCTTCTACCAGTTTCTGCTGGAGCTGGAGCAGCTGCCGCGCATCACGCGCGTGCATCAGTTGATGATCACGCGGGTGGGGTACGGCAAGTCGTCGCGCCGAGCGCCCAAGCCCAAGCCCGACGAGGTCATCCCACCCGGCGCCATGTACGCCGAGTTCACCCTGAGCATCTACTACGAGGCCGGGCGACGCGTCGCCTCCGGCCAGTGA
- the thiC gene encoding phosphomethylpyrimidine synthase, whose product MPAPSDKTAWDFMPDGWLVEILGEREAAAAPRGCASSPCAACESYTFADARGIVRRVTPPPGFKPVTQLEHARLGIVTPQMRRVAQREPHFETLFPGRAAEAVRDEVAAGRMVIPANINHLKFNLDPMCIGRASRTKVNANMGASPVSSGTDEEVEKLRWAEKWGADTVMDLSTGGDLDACREAIIRASTVPIGTVPIYSMIIGKKIEDLDWATIEASLHHQARQGVDYFTIHAGVRRAHLKHVKNRLIGIVSRGGSLLAKWMLVHNRENIMYERWEDICDILRAYDVTFSIGDGLRPGGLADATDAAQIAELETLGELTERAWRRGVQVMIEGPGHVPFDQIEWNAKVQRAICHGAPFYVLGPLVTDMFPGYDHITSCIGATAMAYHGAAMLCYVTPKEHLGLPKKDDVKQGCIAYKIAAHAADVALGIPGTRDRDDELTKARAALNWEKHFELSFDPDTARAYHDEDLDVDTDFCAMCGHDWCSVRISKEIQEFASGKAPGFERLGGRDRTIPGAPVRSEALTPEQQAILARRGVLSPDEIHRLAAKGRKPSAIGHQQPTADTPAAKRSCHSDYVPDAEEAKRIQRETLVPLNTAPAHNIPTHDSVI is encoded by the coding sequence ATGCCCGCGCCCAGCGACAAGACCGCCTGGGACTTCATGCCCGACGGCTGGCTGGTCGAGATCCTCGGCGAGCGCGAGGCGGCCGCCGCTCCGCGCGGCTGCGCTTCCTCTCCCTGCGCCGCGTGCGAGTCGTACACCTTCGCCGACGCCCGCGGCATTGTCCGCCGCGTGACGCCCCCGCCGGGTTTCAAGCCCGTCACGCAACTGGAGCACGCGCGACTCGGCATCGTCACGCCGCAGATGCGCCGTGTCGCGCAGCGCGAGCCGCACTTCGAGACGCTCTTCCCCGGCAGGGCCGCGGAGGCGGTGCGCGACGAGGTCGCGGCGGGCCGGATGGTCATCCCCGCGAACATCAACCACCTGAAGTTCAACCTCGACCCGATGTGCATCGGGCGTGCCAGCCGCACCAAGGTGAACGCGAACATGGGCGCCTCGCCCGTTTCGTCGGGCACCGACGAAGAAGTCGAGAAACTCAGGTGGGCCGAGAAATGGGGCGCGGACACGGTGATGGACCTCTCCACCGGCGGCGACCTCGACGCCTGCCGCGAGGCCATCATCCGCGCCAGCACCGTGCCCATCGGCACCGTGCCCATCTACTCGATGATCATCGGGAAGAAGATCGAGGACCTCGACTGGGCGACGATCGAGGCCTCGCTGCACCATCAGGCGCGGCAGGGCGTCGACTACTTCACCATCCACGCGGGCGTGCGCCGCGCGCACCTCAAGCACGTCAAGAACCGCCTGATCGGCATCGTCTCGCGCGGCGGGTCGCTGCTGGCCAAGTGGATGCTCGTCCACAACCGCGAGAACATCATGTACGAGCGGTGGGAGGACATCTGCGACATCCTCCGCGCCTACGACGTGACCTTCAGCATCGGCGACGGCCTGCGCCCCGGCGGGCTGGCCGACGCCACCGACGCCGCCCAGATCGCCGAACTCGAAACGCTCGGCGAACTGACCGAGCGTGCGTGGCGCCGCGGCGTGCAGGTGATGATCGAAGGCCCCGGGCACGTGCCCTTCGACCAGATCGAGTGGAACGCGAAGGTGCAGCGGGCGATCTGCCACGGCGCGCCGTTCTACGTGCTCGGACCGCTCGTGACCGACATGTTCCCTGGCTACGACCACATCACGTCTTGCATCGGCGCGACCGCGATGGCGTACCACGGGGCGGCGATGCTGTGCTACGTCACGCCCAAGGAGCACCTGGGCCTGCCGAAGAAGGACGACGTGAAGCAGGGGTGCATCGCGTACAAGATCGCGGCCCATGCGGCGGACGTGGCGCTCGGAATCCCCGGCACGCGCGACCGCGACGACGAACTCACCAAGGCCCGCGCGGCCCTCAACTGGGAGAAGCACTTCGAGTTGTCCTTCGACCCCGACACGGCCCGCGCGTATCACGACGAGGACCTCGACGTGGACACGGACTTCTGCGCCATGTGCGGGCACGACTGGTGCAGCGTGCGCATCAGCAAGGAGATCCAGGAGTTCGCCAGCGGCAAGGCCCCCGGCTTCGAGCGACTGGGCGGCCGCGACCGAACCATCCCCGGCGCCCCCGTCCGTTCCGAGGCCCTGACCCCCGAGCAGCAGGCAATCCTCGCCCGTCGCGGCGTTCTCAGCCCGGACGAAATCCACCGGCTGGCGGCGAAGGGGAGGAAGCCGTCGGCCATCGGCCACCAGCAACCGACCGCCGACACCCCCGCGGCCAAACGCTCCTGCCACTCCGACTACGTGCCCGATGCGGAAGAGGCCAAGCGCATCCAGCGCGAGACGCTCGTGCCGCTCAACACCGCCCCGGCCCACAACATCCCGACGCATGACTCGGTGATCTGA
- a CDS encoding amidohydrolase family protein, which produces MVRQLALLTMSLLVAAPALAQSAQVPAPPQQKPIVIENAVIHPRPGETIEGPAFIVFENGRIAQIGQGPAPEIPGAQRFNADGLHVYPSLISTDTTLGLTETASVDVTLDMRELGDFTPEVRAVVAVNPDSDLLPVTRANGIMLGLTFPTGGIISGRCSIIRYDGWTWEEMAITPEAGLVINWPRTEPAFFGRGSFRPEGEGGSPADRFKETMKKIDDFFDEASAYLKAKEANPSLNTDLRFEAMRSTLEGRTPVYVRANSAGQIESAVAWSLKRGLRIIIVGGSEADEAAAVLKKHDIPVIIGGTHRVPTRRHDAYDDAFTLPARLYEAGVRFAIASGAETAHERDLNHVAATAAAYGLPRHEALRAVTLSAAEILGIADQYGSLESGKSATLIVTTGDPLEITSDTLMAFIDGRNIDLGSRHKRLYDKYLEKYRQLGIIE; this is translated from the coding sequence ATGGTTCGCCAACTTGCCCTGCTCACCATGTCATTGCTCGTCGCCGCCCCCGCCCTGGCCCAATCCGCCCAGGTGCCCGCGCCGCCTCAGCAGAAGCCCATCGTCATCGAGAACGCGGTGATCCATCCGCGGCCGGGCGAGACCATCGAAGGCCCGGCGTTCATCGTGTTCGAGAACGGGCGCATCGCGCAGATCGGGCAGGGCCCAGCGCCCGAGATTCCCGGGGCGCAGCGCTTCAACGCCGATGGACTGCACGTCTACCCCTCGCTCATCTCCACCGACACCACGCTGGGGCTCACCGAGACCGCCAGCGTGGATGTGACGCTGGACATGCGCGAACTGGGGGACTTCACCCCGGAGGTGAGGGCCGTGGTCGCCGTCAACCCCGACAGCGACCTGCTGCCGGTCACGCGGGCCAACGGCATCATGCTGGGGTTGACATTCCCGACGGGCGGGATCATTTCGGGCCGGTGCTCGATCATCCGCTACGACGGCTGGACGTGGGAGGAGATGGCCATCACGCCCGAGGCGGGGCTGGTCATCAACTGGCCTCGCACCGAGCCGGCCTTCTTCGGTCGCGGCTCGTTCCGCCCCGAGGGCGAGGGCGGCAGCCCGGCCGACCGCTTCAAGGAAACCATGAAGAAGATCGACGACTTCTTCGACGAGGCGAGCGCGTATCTGAAGGCCAAGGAGGCCAATCCCTCGCTCAACACCGACCTGCGCTTCGAGGCCATGCGCTCCACGCTCGAAGGCCGCACCCCCGTGTACGTGCGGGCCAACTCCGCCGGCCAGATCGAGTCGGCGGTGGCGTGGTCGCTGAAGCGCGGACTGAGAATCATCATCGTGGGCGGCAGCGAGGCGGATGAGGCGGCGGCGGTGCTCAAGAAGCACGACATCCCCGTCATCATCGGGGGCACGCACCGCGTGCCCACCCGCCGTCACGACGCCTACGACGACGCCTTCACGCTGCCCGCGCGGCTGTACGAGGCGGGCGTGCGATTCGCCATCGCCTCGGGCGCCGAGACGGCCCACGAGCGCGACCTCAACCACGTGGCCGCCACTGCCGCCGCCTACGGCCTGCCAAGACACGAGGCCCTGCGGGCGGTGACGCTTTCCGCCGCCGAAATCCTCGGCATCGCCGACCAGTACGGCTCGCTGGAGAGCGGCAAGAGCGCCACGCTCATCGTCACCACCGGCGACCCGCTGGAGATCACGAGCGACACCCTGATGGCCTTCATCGACGGGCGCAACATCGATCTGGGCAGCCGCCACAAGCGGCTCTACGACAAGTACCTCGAGAAGTACCGCCAGCTGGGCATCATCGAGTAG